From one Chryseobacterium sp. 3008163 genomic stretch:
- a CDS encoding putative phage abortive infection protein, which translates to MKNRNWVFWFIGIGSLIFMGVVLYENYTYATALDKDHQGLFGDMFGASNALFTGLSFTGVIIAILLQRQELKLQRNELELTREEMKLTRNEFETQNETLIKQQFENTFFQMISMYRDNTEKVSGTIDGKATEGKDLFYKFHKHLIIRFQTFMKDRFNSIEENKLLEGDFYTNIKKENTKFTIAELTKIYYLRSKVVEDELIKYFSTITIILKLVDDSNIKDKFFYISILKSHFTKYETAIIFYQTLSQDPYSTFRKLIDKYRIVDDLDVKLIINTNHFVNYKQKQFMNDFNRQSDQFLSASNS; encoded by the coding sequence ATGAAAAACAGAAATTGGGTGTTTTGGTTTATTGGAATAGGATCACTAATTTTTATGGGAGTTGTTCTCTACGAGAATTATACTTATGCAACAGCATTGGATAAAGATCATCAAGGCTTATTTGGAGATATGTTTGGCGCTTCTAATGCTTTGTTCACAGGATTATCATTTACCGGTGTTATTATAGCTATTCTTTTGCAACGTCAAGAATTAAAGTTACAGAGAAATGAGTTAGAATTGACTAGGGAGGAAATGAAACTTACTCGAAACGAGTTTGAGACACAAAATGAAACTCTGATAAAGCAGCAGTTTGAAAATACTTTTTTCCAAATGATTTCTATGTATCGGGACAATACGGAGAAAGTCTCCGGTACAATTGACGGAAAAGCAACGGAGGGTAAAGATTTATTTTACAAATTTCACAAGCATTTAATTATCCGCTTTCAAACTTTTATGAAAGATAGATTTAATTCAATTGAAGAAAATAAACTTTTAGAAGGAGACTTTTATACAAATATTAAAAAAGAAAATACTAAATTTACTATCGCTGAACTAACTAAAATTTACTATCTAAGAAGCAAAGTCGTCGAAGATGAATTAATTAAATATTTTTCTACAATCACAATAATATTAAAACTTGTGGATGATTCCAATATAAAAGATAAGTTTTTCTATATTTCAATTTTAAAATCACATTTCACAAAATATGAAACAGCAATAATATTTTATCAAACATTATCACAAGATCCATACTCTACATTTAGAAAATTAATTGATAAGTATAGGATTGTTGATGATTTAGATGTTAAATTAATTATTAATACTAATCATTTTGTGAATTACAAACAGAAACAATTTATGAATGATTTTAATAGACAGAGCGATCAATTCCTTTCCGCATCCAACTCCTAA
- a CDS encoding DUF4450 domain-containing protein has translation MRRKTIFAGLLVLSAFSLSYSQSKHWQNNERELHYKEDKGDFLLVNGKYRFNRALYGDNRASRVEAGDLPEFALYLPGMGGNLQFVIQKGNSIKKLIQAEKIETRYRPGSMLYEIKDPILGTGTLKLTVLAQAKEEGLVLKMETVNVDSSTKIYAVYGGASGTTFSRNGDIGADPESGFYLLPEYCLNNQFQLNKNQFQLNYLNKKKETQTVSGSFSNINSLQQTDAQTLEKLTEFTQNKTDKSPIVYASYSSQKNPIYIQVAKGKSEKNFSDEDLKNTFNEAEKSRLALTNRIQLKTPDADLDNFGANLAVAADGIWESPTFLHGAVAWRMRLNAWRGAYTADALNWHDRAKEYFESYANSQVLKPDFAPVEMDTIRHLARHEEKMGTSVFSSGYISRNPNDNTKPHHYDMNLVFFDQMFSHFNYTGDKEFLKKMWPTMVRHMDWEKRNFKRGDLYDAYAAIWASDALQYSGGKVTHTSAYNYRANREMAKLAKIIGENPQPYEQEADAILKAMKNQLWIKDKGYFAEYKDALGNQIVHDKPGIWSIYHVSDAFILNEFEDYQNLQYINNQTPKIPVTVKGAHNKDYYTLSTTNWQPYDWSINNVALAENLQTALAYWQAGRSEDAYQLWKGNLVESMYYGISPGNFEQLSHYDAFRGELYRDFADPIGVASRTLTEGLFGVYPNLLENKISIKPGFPKDWNSAELKLTDWDYQFTRTSKKTEYLFKSYYQNLVSLEMQIPVNYSNIKSVKVNGKKVDWKIKPNSILQPFVEFETPNGKDFKIEINYSGEELKNEQTDYVNYISESLQLNFDSKKKIKDIYDPQGLIKNSPPLEIEERDSPKQKRKSINNEALVEKRPKGEDGVVNYGFQLINEERKGTFFVQVEQNGTTWWQPVNIDIRFPLETKWVNKKLQILSKSSNAINGKLTVNGLNKTFSIQKNQNTTIEIPPNVLSKGTNSIVLDYNGIKQNIEITDWNIENQGQFNNISLASKYNEKVTDIFNQKYLSPRLEVPTLQLPWQGIGNWCYPLITAQIDDSGLMSKRKNGKVEFLGIPFLIDKTDKNIAFVSQWDNYSDSLEISVSGKGKKIYFLMAGTTNPMQSQIVNGKITVQYADGSTTELELKNPTNWWPIEQDLFDDNFAFEIPDDKIPYRVKLKTGDLYKGGTLSKYSSIKGFTDRQVDGGSATILDLPIDASKELKSIKLTAVSNDVVIGMMSATVLK, from the coding sequence ATGCGAAGAAAAACCATTTTCGCCGGACTTCTCGTTTTATCGGCATTCTCACTTTCATATTCCCAGTCGAAACATTGGCAGAATAACGAGCGTGAGCTACATTACAAAGAAGATAAAGGCGATTTTTTATTGGTCAACGGAAAGTACAGATTCAACCGTGCATTGTATGGAGACAACCGTGCTTCCAGAGTTGAAGCGGGAGATTTGCCGGAATTCGCATTGTATCTTCCGGGAATGGGCGGGAATCTTCAGTTTGTCATTCAGAAAGGAAATTCAATTAAAAAATTAATTCAGGCTGAAAAAATTGAAACGCGTTACCGTCCGGGTTCAATGCTGTATGAAATCAAAGACCCAATTCTTGGAACCGGAACTTTAAAACTGACAGTTTTGGCACAAGCTAAAGAAGAAGGTTTGGTTTTAAAAATGGAAACTGTCAATGTAGATTCCTCAACAAAAATCTATGCGGTTTACGGCGGTGCGAGCGGAACGACTTTCAGCAGAAACGGCGACATCGGTGCAGACCCCGAATCCGGATTTTACTTGTTGCCTGAATATTGTTTGAACAATCAGTTTCAATTAAATAAAAATCAATTCCAACTTAATTATTTAAATAAGAAAAAAGAAACTCAAACCGTTAGTGGAAGTTTTTCAAATATCAATTCATTACAGCAAACCGATGCGCAGACTTTAGAAAAACTGACTGAGTTTACCCAAAATAAAACTGACAAGTCTCCGATTGTTTATGCCTCGTATTCTTCACAAAAGAATCCGATTTACATTCAGGTTGCGAAAGGAAAATCAGAAAAAAACTTTTCAGACGAAGATTTAAAAAATACTTTTAATGAAGCTGAAAAATCCCGTTTAGCACTAACAAATAGAATTCAACTTAAAACTCCGGATGCAGATTTAGATAATTTCGGAGCGAATTTAGCCGTTGCTGCAGATGGAATTTGGGAAAGCCCGACATTCCTTCACGGTGCCGTGGCATGGAGAATGCGACTGAATGCGTGGCGTGGAGCTTATACAGCCGATGCGTTGAACTGGCACGACAGAGCAAAAGAATATTTTGAAAGCTACGCCAATTCGCAGGTTTTAAAACCCGATTTTGCACCCGTGGAAATGGATACTATACGTCATCTTGCGCGTCACGAAGAGAAAATGGGAACTTCTGTTTTTTCAAGCGGATATATTTCCAGAAATCCGAATGACAACACAAAACCGCATCATTACGATATGAATCTGGTGTTTTTTGACCAAATGTTTTCGCATTTCAATTATACTGGTGACAAAGAATTTCTGAAAAAAATGTGGCCGACAATGGTTCGTCATATGGATTGGGAAAAACGGAATTTCAAGCGTGGTGATTTGTATGATGCGTATGCTGCGATTTGGGCAAGTGATGCGCTTCAATATTCAGGTGGAAAAGTGACGCATACTTCGGCTTATAATTACAGAGCCAATCGTGAAATGGCGAAGCTTGCGAAAATCATTGGCGAAAATCCTCAACCTTACGAACAGGAAGCTGATGCGATTTTAAAAGCAATGAAAAACCAGCTTTGGATTAAAGACAAAGGTTATTTTGCTGAATACAAAGATGCTTTGGGCAATCAAATTGTTCACGACAAACCCGGAATATGGTCGATTTATCACGTTTCCGATGCGTTTATTCTCAATGAATTTGAGGATTATCAGAACTTACAATATATTAATAATCAAACACCTAAAATTCCAGTGACGGTGAAAGGTGCACACAATAAAGATTATTATACATTATCAACCACCAACTGGCAACCTTACGATTGGTCGATAAATAATGTCGCTTTGGCGGAAAATCTACAGACCGCTTTGGCGTATTGGCAAGCCGGAAGAAGTGAGGATGCTTATCAACTTTGGAAAGGAAATCTTGTAGAATCGATGTATTACGGCATCAGTCCGGGGAATTTTGAACAGCTTTCTCATTATGATGCATTTCGTGGAGAATTGTATAGAGATTTTGCCGACCCGATTGGTGTAGCCTCAAGAACTTTGACGGAAGGACTTTTCGGGGTATATCCAAATTTATTGGAAAATAAAATCAGCATCAAACCTGGTTTCCCAAAAGACTGGAATTCTGCTGAACTGAAGCTTACGGATTGGGATTATCAGTTTACGAGAACTTCGAAAAAGACCGAATATTTATTTAAATCATACTATCAAAATTTGGTGTCATTGGAAATGCAGATTCCTGTAAATTATTCCAACATCAAATCGGTAAAAGTGAATGGTAAAAAAGTGGATTGGAAAATTAAACCTAATTCGATTTTGCAACCATTTGTTGAGTTTGAAACACCGAACGGAAAAGATTTTAAGATTGAAATCAATTATTCCGGAGAAGAACTGAAAAATGAACAAACTGATTACGTCAATTATATATCGGAAAGTCTTCAGTTAAATTTCGATTCAAAAAAGAAAATCAAAGATATTTACGACCCGCAAGGACTCATTAAAAATTCCCCTCCTCTGGAAATCGAGGAACGAGATTCGCCGAAACAAAAAAGAAAATCAATAAATAATGAGGCACTGGTGGAAAAGCGACCGAAGGGAGAAGACGGGGTGGTTAACTACGGATTTCAATTAATCAATGAAGAAAGAAAAGGAACTTTCTTCGTTCAGGTCGAACAAAACGGAACAACTTGGTGGCAACCTGTGAATATTGATATCCGCTTTCCTTTAGAAACAAAATGGGTGAACAAAAAACTGCAGATTCTATCAAAATCTTCCAATGCAATTAATGGAAAATTAACTGTTAATGGTTTGAACAAAACTTTTTCGATTCAAAAAAATCAAAATACGACGATTGAAATTCCGCCTAATGTTTTAAGCAAAGGAACCAATTCTATTGTGCTTGATTATAATGGAATTAAACAAAATATAGAAATCACAGACTGGAACATTGAGAATCAGGGACAGTTTAACAACATTTCATTGGCTTCAAAGTACAACGAAAAAGTAACCGATATTTTCAATCAGAAATACCTATCACCGAGACTGGAAGTTCCGACTTTACAGCTTCCGTGGCAGGGAATCGGAAATTGGTGCTATCCTTTAATCACTGCTCAAATCGATGACAGCGGATTGATGAGCAAAAGAAAAAACGGCAAAGTTGAGTTTCTTGGAATTCCTTTTTTAATTGATAAAACCGATAAAAATATTGCGTTTGTAAGTCAGTGGGATAACTATTCAGACTCTCTCGAAATTTCGGTTTCTGGGAAAGGAAAGAAAATCTATTTTCTGATGGCTGGAACTACTAATCCGATGCAATCGCAGATTGTGAATGGAAAAATTACGGTTCAGTATGCTGATGGTTCGACTACCGAACTGGAGCTAAAAAATCCGACGAACTGGTGGCCGATTGAGCAGGACTTGTTTGATGACAATTTTGCATTTGAAATTCCGGATGATAAAATTCCGTATCGCGTGAAACTGAAAACGGGAGACTTGTACAAAGGCGGAACTTTAAGCAAATATTCGAGTATCAAAGGATTTACAGACCGTCAGGTGGATGGTGGTTCTGCCACAATTCTGGATTTGCCGATTGATGCGAGTAAAGAATTAAAATCGATAAAACTAACCGCCGTTAGTAATGATGTGGTGATTGGAATGATGAGTGCGACGGTTTTGAAATAA
- a CDS encoding glycoside hydrolase family 28 protein, whose product MKKFAFLLLASISISLSAQYKPWTSAKQPLKELEALKKQIKKPEFRKVDYLVTDFGAVGDGKTKNTEAFKKAIEKCSAEGGGRVVVPNGVFLTGAIYLKSNVNLHLSDGSTILFSQDSNDYPIVFTRWEGMECMNYSSLIYAYEEENIAITGKGTLDGNSDLDNWWFWCGATKYGYNETRPGRQNPARAKLHEYMAQRKPARERIFGDGWYLRPNFVQPYKSKNFYMSDVLVKNSPMWNLNPVLCENVLIERVKVISHGPNNDGFDPEACKNVWIKDSYFDTGDDCIAIKSGRDEDGRDIGRPAENHIIENCEMKDGHGGVVIGSEIAGGAKNIYAIGNVMDSKNLDRALRIKTSSSRGGIIENVFFYNTKVGAYKEAAVRFNMHYEKPGNHIPTIRNIWVENLVVEKGGKYAVFSDAYETSPVTDFTMINAKMTGVEIPYKVDYLKNVTLKNVTVNGQPITELKP is encoded by the coding sequence ACTACTCGCATCCATCTCGATATCACTATCGGCACAATATAAACCGTGGACTTCCGCAAAACAACCTTTAAAAGAACTAGAAGCTTTAAAGAAACAAATCAAAAAACCGGAATTCAGAAAAGTTGATTATCTGGTGACCGATTTCGGAGCTGTGGGCGACGGAAAAACAAAAAATACGGAAGCTTTCAAAAAAGCAATTGAAAAATGCAGTGCAGAAGGCGGCGGAAGAGTTGTCGTACCAAACGGTGTTTTCCTGACAGGAGCAATTTATTTAAAATCTAATGTTAATCTACATTTAAGCGATGGTTCTACGATTTTATTCAGCCAGGACAGCAATGACTACCCTATCGTTTTTACGCGTTGGGAAGGCATGGAATGTATGAATTATTCATCTTTAATCTACGCTTACGAAGAAGAAAATATCGCTATAACCGGAAAAGGAACTCTAGATGGAAATTCAGATTTAGACAACTGGTGGTTCTGGTGCGGCGCTACAAAATATGGATATAATGAAACTCGTCCCGGAAGACAAAATCCTGCCCGTGCGAAACTTCACGAATATATGGCGCAGAGAAAACCTGCCAGAGAAAGAATTTTCGGGGACGGATGGTATTTAAGACCCAATTTTGTTCAGCCTTACAAGTCTAAAAACTTCTATATGTCGGATGTTTTGGTGAAAAATTCTCCAATGTGGAACCTAAATCCTGTTTTGTGTGAAAATGTTTTGATTGAAAGAGTAAAAGTAATCAGCCACGGTCCAAACAACGACGGTTTCGACCCTGAAGCGTGTAAAAATGTATGGATTAAAGATTCTTATTTTGACACCGGAGACGATTGTATTGCGATCAAATCAGGGAGAGACGAAGACGGAAGAGACATCGGAAGACCTGCCGAAAACCATATCATCGAAAATTGCGAAATGAAAGATGGTCACGGCGGTGTTGTGATTGGAAGTGAAATTGCAGGCGGCGCCAAAAACATTTACGCCATCGGAAACGTGATGGACAGCAAGAATCTTGACAGAGCTTTAAGAATTAAAACAAGTTCTAGCCGAGGTGGAATCATCGAAAATGTATTTTTCTACAACACAAAAGTAGGTGCTTACAAAGAAGCAGCCGTGCGTTTCAATATGCATTATGAAAAACCGGGAAATCACATTCCTACTATCAGAAATATCTGGGTTGAAAATCTTGTGGTAGAAAAAGGAGGAAAATATGCTGTATTTTCTGACGCTTACGAAACTTCTCCTGTAACAGATTTCACGATGATAAATGCTAAAATGACTGGCGTTGAAATTCCTTATAAAGTAGATTACTTGAAAAATGTGACTTTAAAAAATGTAACCGTTAACGGACAACCAATAACCGAGTTAAAACCATAA